The Bacteroidota bacterium genome includes a region encoding these proteins:
- the secG gene encoding preprotein translocase subunit SecG yields the protein MFTFLCIILIIIALILILAVLIQNPKGGGIAANFNFPQQIVGVQRTSDLIEKITWGVAIGIFIICLGTSFSKPDQSQGFDNKVKDALESMPTPPDAQPPAAPAK from the coding sequence ATGTTCACTTTTTTATGCATTATACTTATCATCATCGCCCTCATATTAATATTGGCGGTGTTAATACAAAACCCTAAAGGAGGAGGCATCGCTGCCAACTTCAATTTCCCACAACAAATAGTGGGTGTGCAACGTACCAGCGACCTCATAGAAAAAATAACTTGGGGTGTCGCTATTGGCATCTTCATTATTTGCTTGGGTACTAGCTTTAGCAAACCCGATCAAAGCCAAGGTTTTGACAATAAAGTAAAAGATGCCCTTGAGAGCATGCCAACTCCTCCAGATGCACAACCTCCTGCTGCTCCCGCGAAGTAA